The DNA region AACTTGACTATCCTCTAGACCGCCTTCCATTTATAGATAGAAATCTTACTAACTGGAAATTATATTCCAAAGAAAATGAGTATTATAAAAAAACTCCGGCTACATTTATTATGTCTGGAAGGGGTGCTGTTTTTAGTAATTATARTTGTGCAGCTTCCAATATATTATTTAATAATGTTAGATTAAGAAACCCYATTAATGTTGTTGATGAAATAGAATATTTATACAAAAGATATGGTATAAAAGAGTTTGTTGATGTTACAGTATCTTTTCCTATGGGAGAATGGCTTTCACTTTTTTGTCAAACTATGATAGAGAGAAAATTAAACAAAAAAGTTTATATTGAYTGCCACATGTATTTTACTGATTTGGATTATCATTATTAT from Brachyspira sp. SAP_772 includes:
- a CDS encoding radical SAM protein, which encodes DTVARKMDIIDWLIQIDKINPQLIFFEATTATINYTWDTIDAIKDKYKNAYIVLAGDHVTALPEESFDKSEVDFVITGGDYDILLLSIVNHINNGEKLKEGIYYRTSQGNIRNTGXCKLDYPLDRLPFIDRNLTNWKLYSKENEYYKKTPATFIMSGRGAVFSNYXCAASNILFNNVRLRNPINVVDEIEYLYKRYGIKEFVDVTVSFPMGEWLSLFCQTMIERKLNKKVYIDCHMYFTDLDYHYY